Proteins encoded within one genomic window of Saccharomyces mikatae IFO 1815 strain IFO1815 genome assembly, chromosome: 15:
- the PFA4 gene encoding palmitoyltransferase PFA4 (similar to Saccharomyces cerevisiae PFA4 (YOL003C); ancestral locus Anc_6.28), which produces MAVKLRWPWLGIAIPTLLISFIGYGAHYFILSNFLPIAKQIGFEFSLSMIWFSYYLAIYTNPGRPLPNYQPTPGIWPNFCKKCQNYKPERSHHCKTCNQCVLMMDHHCPWTMNCVGFGNYPHFLRFLFWIIITTSILFCIQVKRICFIWQRRNFPGYLFKKSELTFLTILSPLNFFVLLTITVLFLRCLFNQIVNGRSQIESWDMDRLESLFDSRRLIQKLIYNTWRIYPESKTLQHERDAEGLLKQQRSSFEGLVNFPYNFDLHTNAILYLGPVHLWLWPYGIPTGNGNNFPKNDISNYEVDSPLEDIILSLPWPPDGGETTTVSNPKTSTIETCNEGGEQVVRSRVAQNGRSASREKWFNDWGESLDDFGVDVDME; this is translated from the coding sequence ATGGCTGTAAAGTTGAGATGGCCTTGGTTAGGGATAGCTATACCAACACTTTTGATATCATTTATAGGTTATGGTGCgcattattttattttatccAATTTCTTGCCAATAGCGAAACAAATAGGATTTGagttttctttgtcaaTGATATggttttcttattatttgGCCATCTACACGAATCCCGGAAGACCTTTACCCAACTACCAACCAACTCCTGGCATCTGGCCGAATTTCTGTAAGAAGTGCCAGAATTATAAACCAGAGCGTTCTCACCATTGTAAAACCTGCAACCAATGCGTTCTAATGATGGATCATCATTGCCCTTGGACTATGAATTGTGTCGGCTTCGGAAACTATCCGCATTTCTTAAGATTCTTATTTTGGATCATTATTACTACCagtattttattttgcaTTCAAGTTAAGCGAATATGCTTCATTTGGCAACGGAGGAACTTTCCTGGATacctcttcaaaaaatcagaaCTAACCTTTTTAACAATTTTGAGTcccttgaatttttttgtccTGTTAACGATAACGGTCCTTTTCTTACGGTGTTTATTTAATCAAATAGTGAACGGAAGATCTCAAATTGAGTCGTGGGATATGGATCGGCTCGAATCTCTATTTGACTCCAGAAGGTTGATCCAGAAATTGATTTATAACACTTGGAGAATCTATCCTGAATCAAAGACACTTCAACATGAAAGGGACGCCGAAGGGCTTTTGAAGCAACAAAGATCCAGTTTTGAAGGACTTGTAAATTTCCCTTACAATTTTGATTTGCACACCAATGCTATATTATACCTTGGCCCTGTCCATTTATGGCTGTGGCCATATGGCATTCCCACAGGGAATGGAAACAACTTTCCAAAGAATGATATATCCAATTATGAAGTTGACTCCCCGTTAGAAGATATCATCCTCTCACTTCCTTGGCCGCCTGATGGAGGCGAAACAACTACCGTTTCTAATCCTAAAACTTCAACGATAGAGACATGTAATGAAGGCGGTGAACAGGTAGTAAGAAGTAGAGTTGCTCAAAATGGCAGATCTGCTTCCCGCGAAAAATGGTTCAACGATTGGGGGGAATCACTGGACGATTTTGGTGTCGACGTTGATATGGAATAA
- the RPB11 gene encoding DNA-directed RNA polymerase II core subunit RPB11 (similar to Saccharomyces cerevisiae RPB11 (YOL005C); ancestral locus Anc_6.30) codes for MNAPDRFELFLLGEGESKLKIDPDTKAPNAVVITFEKEDHTLGNLIRAELLNDRKVLFAAYKVEHPFFARFKLRIQTTEGYDPKDALKNACNSIINKLGALKTNFETEWNLQTLATDDAF; via the coding sequence ATGAATGCTCCAGACAGATTTGAACTGTTCCTTCTGGGTGAAGGGGAGTCCAAGTTAAAGATTGACCCCGACACTAAAGCCCCCAACGCAGTGGTGATAACGTTTGAGAAGGAAGACCACACGCTGGGTAATCTGATCCGCGCAGAGCTCCTGAACGATAGAAAGGTGCTGTTTGCCGCTTATAAGGTTGAGCATCCTTTCTTCGCCCGGTTCAAGTTGAGAATACAGACCACCGAGGGATACGACCCGAAGGATGCCTTGAAAAACGCCTGCAATAGCATTATTAACAAGCTTGGCGCCTTGAAGACGAATTTTGAAACCGAGTGGAACTTGCAAACTCTGGCCACGGACGATGCATTCTAA
- the PHO80 gene encoding Pho80p (similar to Saccharomyces cerevisiae PHO80 (YOL001W); ancestral locus Anc_6.26) has protein sequence MESTVGDLSENMHEDQGIQKVILPTDFNKCSRTDLVVLISRMLVSLIAINENSVSKIPENQITLTRYHSKIPPNISIFNYFIRLTKFSSLEHCVLMTSLYYIDLLQTAYPDFTLNSLTAHRFLLTATTIATKGLCDSFSTNAHYAKVGGVRCHELNILENDFLKRVNYRIIPRDHNIMLCSIEQKQKKFVIDKNALGSFDLDSYSYTDRPKSGYNVLDKYYRRIVQLVGSFNASPDKSKKIDYVLPSNIDKDNESGPQINEQRGSLPNHYSQKRNSEAKDANTYHKRSKPD, from the coding sequence ATGGAGAGTACAGTAGGAGACCTTTCCGAAAATATGCACGAGGATCAGGGGATTCAAAAAGTAATTTTACCCACTGATTTCAATAAATGCTCTAGAACTGACCTTGTGGTACTCATATCACGGATGTTAGTATCATTGATAGCAATCAATGAAAATTCCGTATCTAAGATACCTGAAAACCAAATTACTTTAACGCGATACCATTCCAAGATTCCACCTAACATATCAATTTTCAACTATTTTATACGACTGACTAAATTTTCCTCTCTAGAACATTGTGTGCTTATGACATCACTTTATTATATTGATTTGCTACAAACTGCGTATCCTGATTTCACGCTAAATTCATTGACAGCCCATAGGTTCTTATTAACAGCCACTACAATCGCAACAAAAGGTTTGTGTGATTCATTTTCTACTAATGCACATTATGCTAAGGTTGGGGGTGTACGATGTCATGAATTGAATATACTAGAGAACGATTTTTTAAAGAGAGTGaattatagaattattCCGAGGGATCATAACATTATGTTATGTAGTATAGaacaaaaacagaaaaaatttgtcaTAGATAAAAACGCATTAGGGTCTTTTGATTTGGATTCTTATTCCTATACTGATCGTCCAAAAAGTGGATATAATGTCCTGGATAAATATTATCGAAGAATAGTTCAATTGGTGGGTTCCTTTAACGCTTCACCAGATAAGAGTAAGAAAATTGATTATGTTCTCCCGTCCAATATTGATAAGGACAATGAGAGCGGTCCTCAAATTAATGAACAAAGGGGATCATTGCCTAACCACTATTCACAGAAACGAAACTCTGAGGCAAAAGACGCAAATACATATCACAAGCGGTCAAAACCTGATTAA
- the SIN3 gene encoding transcriptional regulator SIN3 (similar to Saccharomyces cerevisiae SIN3 (YOL004W); ancestral locus Anc_6.29): MSQVWHNPNSQSNDVATSNDAAGSNERNERNEKEPLLQGNQSSFVQQQQRITLPSLSALNNKEENGRDSNGQLPLASHGTHILGYPPTHPNIIPSITSDSTFKQSHEYQPHPKSSSSSPSINTSVMNAASASAPAPLPTAGGASFSLSRFDNPLPINAPVHTEGSQSYNCPQEEEKASQQTQDHKEVSAGAQPTDATKSANDHIDTNDDNNNNNSNNNNENFNEEDPDYRPLNVKDALSYLEQVKFQFSSRPDIYNLFLDIMKDFKSQAIDTPGVIERVSTLFRGYPILIQGFNTFLPQGYRIECSTNPDDPIRVTTPMGTTTVNNNISPPERGTIDAQEPSSLPEADGNGTQRSHNVPMVPSNVYHSEQNQDQQQVLPLSATSTGLPSIQQSEIPVHHQIPQIQPLAVQEDVKKNVDVEFSQAISYVNKIKTRFADQPDIYKHFLEILQTYQREQKPINEVYAQVTHLFQNAPDLLEDFKKFLPDSSASANQQVQHAQQHAQQQQDAQMQAQAQAQMQAQAQAQAQAQVQAQAQAQAQAQAQAEQQQQQFLYPASSYYGHSNNRGIPQQNLPPIGSFSPPTNGSTVHENYQDQQHMQPPHLMPLPSMVQHGANIVHQGIANENLPLSDLRTSLTEQYAPSNIQQQQQQHPQSISPIANSQYGDVPVRPEIDLDPSIVPVVPEPTEPIEDNISLNEEVTFFEKAKRYIGNKHLYTEFLKILNLYSQDILDLDDLVEKVDFYLGSNKELFSWFKNFVGYQERTKFIENIVHEKHRLDLDLCEAFGPSYKRLPKSDTFMPCSGRDDMCWEVLNDEWVGHPVWASEDSGFIAHRKNQYEETLFKIEEERHEYDFYIESNLRTIQCLETIVNKIENMTENEKVNFKLPPGLGHTSMTIYKKVIRKVYDKERGFEIIDALHEHPAVTAPVVLKRLKQKDEEWRRAQREWNKVWRELEQKVFFKSLDHLGLTFKQADKKLLTTKQLISEISSIKVDQTNKKIHWLTPKPKSQLDFDFPDKNIFCDILYLADSFISHTTAYSNPDKERLKDLLKYFISLFFSISLEEIEESLQAYKQSVSESSGSDDGGSSVSRKRSYQQEMTLLDILHRSRYQKLKRSKDEDGKVPQLSEAPDEESNIIEEEELINEEAKNPWLTGNLVEEANSQGMIQNRGIFNLFANTNIYIFFRHWTTIYERLLEIKQMNEKVTKEINTRSTVTFAKDLDLLSNQLSEMGLDFIGEDAYKQVLKLSRRLINGDLEHQWFEESLRQAYNNRAFKLYTIDKVTQSLVKHAHTLMTDAKTAEIMALFVKDRNVTTTSAKGQIIYRLQVRSHMSNTENMFRIEFDKRTLHVSIQYIALDDLTLKEPKEDEDKWKYYVTSYALPHPTEGVLHEKLKIPFLERLIEFGQDIDGKDVDEKFSPEGISVSTLKIKIQPTTYKLDIENGSYDVFTRKSANKYPTVANDDTHKEVVVQKKELISRFLDCAVHLRNDLNESQKISMQEKFESLKDTTAKLNVDGQVVDTKIEEATKTKQEQQENLASSDASVFSSTSDVPQDDNIEVMRSTGLSDTETKI, from the coding sequence ATGTCACAGGTCTGGCATAATCCGAACTCACAGTCAAACGATGTGGCTACCTCTAATGATGCTGCGGGCTCCAACGAAAGAAACGAAAGAAACGAGAAAGAACCTCTCCTCCAGGGAAACCAGTCGAGTTTTGttcagcagcaacaacGCATTACTTTGCCCTCGCTATCTGCCTTGAATAAtaaggaagaaaatggaagagATTCTAATGGGCAACTGCCTTTAGCTTCTCATGGTACTCACATATTAGGTTATCCTCCTACACATCCGAATATCATACCCTCAATCACAAGTGATTCTACATTTAAACAGTCTCACGAGTACCAACCTCACCCCAAgtcttcttcctcatctCCTTCTATAAACACTTCGGTTATGAACGCTGCTTCCGCTTCAGCACCGGCTCCTCTTCCTACAGCAGGAGGCGCcagcttttctttgtcGAGATTTGACAATCCATTACCGATAAATGCTCCTGTTCACACAGAAGGTTCGCAAAGCTATAACTGTCcccaagaagaagaaaaagcaagTCAACAGACCCAAGATCACAAGGAAGTTTCCGCCGGTGCGCAACCTACTGATGCCACCAAGTCTGCCAATGATCATATAGATACTAATGacgataataataataataatagtaataataataatgagaaTTTCAACGAAGAAGACCCTGATTACAGACCTCTAAATGTCAAAGATGCCCTTTCTTACCTTGAACAGGtcaaatttcaatttaGTTCGCGTCCCGATATTTACAACCTCTTTTTAGATATTATGAAGGACTTCAAGTCACAAGCAATAGACACACCAGGAGTCATTGAAAGAGTATCTACATTATTCAGAGGTTACCCAATTTTGATTCAAGGATTCAACACTTTCTTACCTCAAGGTTATAGGATCGAGTGTTCTACTAACCCGGACGACCCTATTAGAGTCACTACCCCCATGGGTACTACAACTGTGAACAATAACATCAGTCCACCTGAAAGAGGCACCATAGATGCACAGGAACCCAGTTCCCTTCCAGAAGCGGACGGGAACGGTACTCAACGATCCCACAATGTGCCCATGGTGCCTTCGAATGTTTACCACTCAGAACAGAACCAAGATCAACAGCAAGTTTTGCCTCTTTCAGCTACATCTACCGGGTTACCCTCGATTCAGCAATCTGAAATTCCTGtacatcatcaaattccTCAAATCCAACCTTTAGCGGTTCAAGAAgatgtcaaaaaaaatgttgacGTCGAGTTTAGCCAAGCCATAAGCTATGTTAATAAGATCAAAACTAGATTTGCTGACCAACCTGATATTTATAAGCATTTCTTGGAAATACTGCAAACTTATCAACGGGAACAAAAGCCAATAAACGAAGTCTATGCGCAAGTGACCCATCTATTTCAAAATGCACCAGATTTACTAGAAGATTTTAAGAAATTTTTGCCCGACTCTTCAGCTTCTGCAAACCAGCAAGTGCAACATGCTCAACAACACgctcaacaacaacaggaTGCTCAAATGCAGGCTCAGGCGCAGGCTCAAATGCAGGCTCAGGCTCAGGCGCAGGCTCAGGCGCAGGTTCAAGCTCAGGCTCAGGCGCAAGCTCAAGCCCAAGCTCAAGCagaacagcagcagcagcaattTTTATATCCAGCATCAAGCTATTACGGTCATTCTAATAATCGAGGTATCCCTCAACAAAACTTGCCACCTATTGGAAGTTTCTCACCCCCAACAAATGGTTCTACTGTACATGAAAACTATCAGGATCAGCAGCATATGCAACCACCCCATTTGATGCCCTTACCATCGATGGTTCAACATGGCGCAAACATAGTACATCAAGGGATTGCAAATGAAAACTTACCTCTTTCGGACTTAAGGACGTCTCTCACGGAACAGTACGCTCCTTCTAATAttcagcaacagcagcaacaacatcCCCAAAGCATTAGTCCTATAGCAAATTCGCAGTATGGTGATGTTCCCGTTAGACCAGAAATTGATTTGGATCCAAGTATTGTTCCTGTAGTCCCTGAACCAACTGAACCCATCGAGGATAATATATCACTTAATGAAGAGGTCACTTTTTTCGAGAAGGCGAAGAGGTATATTGGCAATAAGCATTTATACACAGaatttctaaaaattttgaatttgtaCTCCCAAGATATTCTTGACCTTGACGATTTAGTGGAGAAGGTTGATTTTTATTTGGGTTCCAACAAGGAACTATTTTCATGGTTCAAAAACTTTGTTGGCTACCAAGAGAGGACCAAATTTATCGAGAATATCGTTCATGAAAAACATAGATTGGATTTAGATTTATGTGAGGCATTTGGCCCAAGCTACAAAAGGCTACCGAAAAGTGATACTTTCATGCCATGTTCAGGTAGAGATGATATGTGTTGGGAAGTTCTGAATGATGAATGGGTTGGACATCCTGTATGGGCTTCAGAGGATTCTGGATTTATCGCCCATCGTAAAAATCAATATGAGGAAACATTGTTTAAGATTGAAGAGGAAAGACATGAGTATGACTTCTACATTGAATCTAATTTAAGAACTATCCAATGCTTAGAAACAATCGTAAATAAGATAGAAAATATGACGGAAAATGAGAAGGTCAACTTTAAACTTCCTCCAGGTCTTGGTCATACTTCGATGACTATTTATAAAAAAGTGATAAGAAAAGTCTATGATAAGGAGAGGGGGTTCGAGATTATTGACGCTTTACATGAACACCCTGCTGTGACAGCTCCGGTTGTTCTGAAAAGACTAAAACAAAAGGATGAAGAATGGAGAAGAGCTCAACGCGAGTGGAATAAGGTCTGGAGGGAGCTAGAACAGaaagttttcttcaagtcgTTAGATCATTTAGGTTTAACATTCAAACAGGCCgataaaaaattattaaCTACAAAACAACTGATATCGGAGATTAGTAGTATCAAAGTCGatcaaacaaacaaaaaaattcactGGTTAACTCCCAAACCAAAGAGCCAGTTAGACTTTGATTTCCCTgataagaatattttctgtGATATCTTGTATTTGGCAGACAGTTTCATAAGTCATACTACAGCATATTCGAATCCTGATAAAGAAAGgttgaaagatttattaAAATACTTCATatctttgttcttttctatttctcTAGAAGAGATCGAAGAATCTTTACAAGCTTATAAGCAAAGTGTATCAGAATCTAGCGGATCCGACGATGGGGGTTCTAGTGTATCGAGGAAAAGGTCGTATCAACAGGAAATGACTTTGCTTGATATTTTGCACAGAAGCAGGTACCAAAAGTTAAAGCGTTctaaagatgaagatgggAAAGTCCCACAACTTTCAGAAGCGCCTGATGAGGAatctaatattattgagGAAGAAGAGCTCATCAATGAAGAGGCCAAAAATCCTTGGCTAACTGGGAATCTAGTGGAGGAGGCAAACTCTCAGGGTATGATTCAAAACCGTGGTATATTTAATTTGTTCGCAAATACGAATATTTATATCTTCTTCCGTCACTGGACAACGATATATGAGCGACTTTTGGAAATCAAGcaaatgaatgaaaaagtcacaaaagaaatcaatacAAGATCGACGGTTACGTTTGCTAAAGATTTGGATCTACTATCGAACCAACTTTCTGAAATGGGTCTGGATTTCATTGGTGAAGACGCGTACAAACAGGTATTGAAATTGAGCAGAAGATTGATAAACGGTGATCTTGAGCATCAGTGGTTTGAAGAGAGCTTGCGCCAGGCTTATAATAATAGGGCCTTTAAACTTTATACAATCGACAAAGTTACTCAATCGTTAGTGAAGCATGCTCACACCTTGATGACCGATGCTAAAACTGCAGAAATAATGGCGTTGTTTGTTAAGGATAGAAATGTCACTACGACGAGTGCGAAAGGCCAAATTATTTACCGCTTGCAGGTGCGTTCTCATATGTCTAACACAGAAAATATGTTCAGAATAGAGTTCGATAAAAGAACTTTGCACGTTTCCATTCAATATATTGCCCTTGATGATTTGACACTAAAGGAACctaaagaagatgaagataaaTGGAAATATTATGTAACATCGTATGCTTTACCACATCCGACAGAAGGTGTTTTGCACGAGAAACTGAAGATACCATTTTTGGAGAGGCTCATCGAATTTGGACAAGATATTGATGGAAAGGATGTAGATGAAAAGTTCTCGCCAGAAGGCATTTCTGTATCGACATTGAAAATTAAAATCCAGCCAACGACCTATAAATTGGATATCGAAAATGGGTCTTACGATGTTTTTACTCGTAAGTCTGCTAACAAATATCCTACTGTTGCTAATGATGATACTCACAAAGAAGTGGTTGTTCAGAAAAAGGAGCTGATATCAAGATTTTTAGACTGTGCGGTTCATTTGAGAAACGATCTAAATGAAAGCCAGAAAATAAGTatgcaagaaaaatttgaaagtcTTAAAGACACTACAGCCAAATTGAATGTTGACGGTCAGGTAGTAGACAccaaaattgaagaagctACAAAGACGAAACAAGAGCAGCAAGAGAATTTGGCGTCTTCCGATGCGAGTGTGTTTTCTTCCACGTCTGATGTACCAcaagatgataatatagAAGTGATGCGAAGTACGGGACTCTCAGATACAGAGACAAAGATCTAG
- the IZH2 gene encoding PAQR-type receptor (similar to Saccharomyces cerevisiae IZH2 (YOL002C); ancestral locus Anc_6.27), with the protein MSTLLERTKSVQELKKRAAGKTSANPAEVAEAKKVLKRLYSWDEIPEWQRDNDFILHGYVRETSSFIETFKSLFYLHNESVNIYSHLVPALGFFTVLLLDKSTIKVFETTTWKDHVVIDLFYSGAFACLILSSSFHCLKSHSLRIATLGNKLDYLGICILIVTSMVSILFYGYYEKFSLFCLFALITVSFGVACSIVSLKDKFRKREWRPYRAGLFVCFGLSSIVPIFSGLYCYSFSEIWTQIQLFWVLLGGVLYIIGAVLYGMRFPEKVCPGKFDIWGHSHQLFHFLVVIASLCHLRGLLNSYELVHIKMESGIIS; encoded by the coding sequence ATGTCAACTTTATTAGAGAGGACCAAGAGTGTGCAAgaactgaagaagagagcTGCCGGGAAGACATCCGCAAATCCCGCAGAGGTCGCagaagcaaaaaaagtGCTAAAGAGGCTGTATAGTTGGGATGAAATTCCAGAATGGCAAAGAGATAATGACTTTATTCTACATGGGTACGTAAGGGAAACTAGTAGTTTTATCGAgactttcaaaagtttgTTTTACCTACATAACGAAAGTGTCAATATTTATTCACATTTAGTCCCTGCTCTTGGGTTTTTCACTGTTCTATTGCTagataaatcaactatcaaGGTGTTTGAAACCACTACGTGGAAAGATCATGTGGTAATTGACCTCTTTTATTCGGGGGCATTTGCGTGTTTGATACTGAGCAGCTCATTTCATTGTCTAAAAAGTCATTCCTTAAGAATTGCTACCTTAGGTAACAAGCTAGATTACCTTGGAATTTGCATACTGATTGTCACATCTATGGTCAGCATTTTATTCTATGGCTATTacgaaaaattttctttgttttgtCTATTTGCGCTTATTACTGTCAGCTTTGGAGTTGCGTGTAGTATAGTGTCGCTAAAAGATAAGTTTCGGAAAAGAGAGTGGAGACCCTATAGAGCTGGGctatttgtttgttttggGCTATCTTCAATCGTTCCAATTTTTAGTGGTCTTTACTGCTATAGtttttcagaaatttgGACACAAATTCAGCTATTTTGGGTGTTACTCGGAGGcgttttatatataatcgGCGCTGTTCTTTACGGAATGAGGTTTCCTGAGAAGGTTTGCCCCGGCAAATTTGACATTTGGGGGCATTCTCATcaacttttccattttctaGTTGTTATTGCATCCTTATGCCATTTGAGAGGTTTATTGAACAGTTATGAGTTAGTTCATATTAAAATGGAAAGCGGAATTATCTCTTAG